Genomic window (Candidatus Fermentibacter sp.):
CGTGTCGGACAGCACCAGCACGTCCACCCTCTCGTCCTGCCTGTAGTAGGTGGTGGCCTCGAGCCCCCTCGCCATGCTCTCGACCCAGTCGGAGACCTGTCCGGGATCGAGGCCCAGCAGCGACATCAGCTCGGCGTCGAACCTCAGCAGGATCTCGGGCCTTCCAGGCAGGTATCCGGTCTCGACCGACTGGACCCCCGGGTACCCGGCGACGAGCCCGGCGAGCGCCTGTGCCGATGCGAGGTCGGCCTCGAGGTCCTCTCCCTCGACGTATGCAGTGAAGCCCCCGCCCCCGCCGAGGATCTCTCCCAGCAGCGTCTCGTGCGGCGTGGCGGTGAGCGGGAAGATCTGTCCGAGAGCCCAGGCCGGGGGCAGGTCGCGCATCGCGCGCGAGGCCTCGCCGGGGCTCTCGTATGTTGCGGTCAGAAGAGCGTCCACTCCCTCCCTCGACCTCACGCCGGCCCTTCCGGAGACTGCGGTCGCCCCGGACCGCGACGCGAGATCCATGGCCCGTTCGGAGAACAGCACGAGGTCGTCCACCGGGGTGCCCTCGGGGGCGGAGAAGGAGAGGTCGATCTGCTCGACGGGGATGGACGGCAGGAGCTGCCTGGGCAGGAGGACCGCAGGAACCGCGGTGAGAACCGCGAGCAGCGCCGATGCGGCCACGACCCTGCCCGGACGGGCGAAGGCGCGCCTCGCCAGCCCGGCGTACCAGTCCCTGAGCTTCGCGGTGGGGTCGCCCGAGGGCACCGATGGGTACCGGGCGGCGAGGAGGGGCACGACGGTGACGGCCACGAGCAGGCTCGCCACGAGGGCGAAGCTCACGGCGAGGGCCTGGTCGCGGAAGAGCTGGCTGGTGACTCCCTCCAGGTATACGACAGGGAAGAAGACCACGAGGGTCGTCAGCGTGCTCGCGACGATCGCGCCGCCCACCTCGGACGTGCCCTTCACCGCCGCCTCGACGGGGCCGTCCCCCCTCTCGCGCCTCCTGTGGATGGCCTCGAGCACCACGATCGAGTTGTCGACGAGCAGGCCGGTGCCGAGGGCGAGCCCTCCGAGCGACATGATGTTGAGCGTGATCCCGCTGAGGTAGAGGGCGAAGAGGGCCACCGCCACGCTCAGGGGGATGGATATGCCCATGATGACCGGGCTCCTCCACTCCCGCAGGAAGAGGAAGAGCACGGCGAAGGCCAGGATCGAGCCCATGATCAGCGACTCGATGACCCCGTCGATGGACTCGGTGATGAACACGGCGTCGTCCTGGAGGACCTCGATCCTGACGTCCGGGTAGCGCTCCCTCATCTCGTCGAGGACCTCGGCGACGCGCCCGGAGATGTCGACCGTGTTGCCCCCCGACATCTTGCGTATCCTGAGGATGATGCAGCGCTCGCCGTCGGCGCCGGCCCACTCCGTGAGGGGCTTCTCGGCGAGCGACACCTCGGCTATGTCTCCCAGCACGATCGGCGACGAGCCCCTGAAGCCCACCACGGTGGCCTCGACGTCCTCGAGGCTCTCGAACTGGCCCTCGAGGGAGAGGAAGAACTCCTTCTGCCCCTCGCGCACGAGCCCGCCCGGGGTCCTGGCGTTGGCACCGGCCAGGGCGGCCGCGACGATCGTCGGGCTCACGCCCATCTCCTCCATCGCCCCGTCGCGCAGCCTCACGAAGACGGCGGCCTCGGCGCCGCCCTCCATCTCGCAGGCCGCCACCCCGTCCACCTGCTCGATCCTCGTGGTTATCACGCGCCTGACGAAGTCGGTGGTCTCGGTCCAGTCCCCCTCGCGCGAGACCAGGATCTCCATGAACGGGCGCCTCGAGGGGTCGTACTCCACGAGCGTGGGCCGGCCGGCCTGGTCGGGCAGCGACCATCCCGCAACGTCGAGCTTCTCGCGGACCTCGAGCCTGGCGTAGTCCATCCTGGTGCCCCAGCCGAACTCGAGCGTCACCCTGCTGCGGTCGCCGTAGGACCTGGACGTGTAGCTGCGGAGGCCCCTGACCCCCGCTATCGACTGCTCGATGGGATCGGTGACGAGGCGCTCGACCTCGTAGGGGCTGGAGGGGGGGTAGGTGGTCTCCACCGTGAGCCTGGGGTACTCGACCGACGGCAGCAGGTCGACCGGCGTCCTGAGGACGGCCACGGCCCCGAGCACCAGTATCACGACGGCGAAGACCGCGACGGCGACCGGCCGTCTGACGGCCGAATCGGTGATCCTCATCGGCGACCGCCTTCTCCGGGAGTCTCCGGGTTCTCTACTTCCTGCCGCTTGCCAGGGAGACGATCGTGTAGACGACCGCGATGCCGATCAGGCCGAGGCCGGCCAGGCCGACGCCCGTGTGGTTCGTCCCGAATCCCGCGGCCGCCACGATCCCGCCCAGGATGCCGAAGAAGAGGTCGAAGTTGAGCACCTTGGCACTCTTGCCGACGGGGTATTCGGCGGCCACCACCGCGCCCGAGGCGGCGTTGACCAGCACCCTGTAGTCCCTGCCGCCGTACCCGTACACGATCTCCCACATGGGGAGGTAGACGAGCTCGGTGCCCTGGACGGTTACAGTGGTGTCGCAGTCGGTGATCTTCGTGGCCTTGCCGCTCGCCTTGGCGTCGTGCGCCTGGATGATCCTGGCCTTGGCCGTCTCCTCGGCGCGCGCCTGCACTATCTGCCCGTTGACGATCCTGAGGCCGGAGTCGGTGATGCCGTCGAGGCTGAAGGGCGTCTTGCCCTCGAGGAGGTTCGCGTTGGGTGATGTCTTCGAGCCCATCCCGAAGGAGAAGAAGAACTTCCGCCAGTCGGGGAACAGGCACTTCTGCCCGGGTTCCAGGAACTTCAGGCCCCAGTACTCGGCCTCGTCCTCGCGGGCGTAGACCGGCCAGGTGTAGTTGTCGCTGAAGCGGCCGTCGGCCGGCTCCCAGTACTCCTCCGTGCGCCTCTGCTGGCCGGAGCCCACGGTGCGCGACCTGCGGTTCATGCCCCGCCACGAGGTCGACGCGAAGGACTTCACGATCCAGTAGGGCAGCACGCGGCCCGAGACCGACTTCAGGTCCGCCGCGTCGCCGAGGCCCCTGGGCTTCAGCCTGCCCTCTGAGAGCCAGGTGCGCGCCGTCTTCACGGCCGCGTTCTCGTCCAGCTTCGGCCTGATGATGGAATGCGACTGGATCGTCACGATCTGGTCGAACCCCGCGAGCATCGTGGCGGATCCGCAGTGCTCGCACGTGAGCACCGACTCCCCCTCGACGTACCCTATCGGGGCGCCGCAGTTGGAACAGTTCAGGGTCTTGTTCTCGGAAAGCGCCGTACCGGTCTCGGCCATCTCTGCTCCCCTCCGGGTTGGGTCTGGCGGACTGGCGTGCGGCAGGGCCGCGGAGGATGCGATGCGCCTATTCTATCAGACCGGGGGAGCTCATGGCCAGAGGAGTCGGCTGACATCATGCAAGGGAGCTTCCGCGGTTCACCGGGGATCTCATCCGAGTGAGTACGCCTGGGCCCTCTCGCGGCCTGCCCTGCCGGTTCTTCTCCTGCAGGCCGGCCGCTGTCGGCCCTGCTCATTTCCGACGGCTCGGAAATGAGCGAGGGGCCGCGGTCGCCCGCGGCCCCTCCACGATGTACCGATTTCTAGAAGGCCATCACCCAGTCGAGGATGATGTCGGTGTAGCCGTCGACGCCCTCGGCCTGGAAGCTGTAGTTGCGGGCGCCGAGCTGCAGCGTGTTGTGCGAGCCCATGTGGAAGTTGGCGCAGAAGTCGATGGCGCCGTAGTTGTCCTCAGGGTCGTCGGCGCCCTCGGGGAGCGCGGTCGCCGGGCTGATCTGCTCGTAGCGGATCATGGGGGTGATGGCGGTGATCATGTCGCCCTGGAGGCCGAACGTGGCGCCGCCGGCGACGGTCATGACCGTCTGGTCGTTGTACTCGTAGCCGTCGGCCTCATCGACCGCGTCACCGAGCATCAGGTACTCGCCGGTGAAGTGCAGGTCGATCGTCTCGGTGGCGGGGTACCCGACCAGGCCGTAGACGTCGATGCCGGTGCCGCTGACGGTCTCGTCTTCCTCGGCCTCGGAGTCCTCCGTGTGCATGCCCAGGGCCGCGCCGATGGTGATCCACTCGGCCGGCATGACGGTGCCGTGGACGGTGAACTGCTTGTTGCTGTCGGTCTCCTCGGTGTCGACCACGCCGTTGGTGTAGGCCGCGTCGAGGGTGAACATGTCGAAGTCGCCCAGGAGCATCAGGCCGATGTCCCTCTTGCCGTAGTCGGAGAATATCCCGACGCCGGAGCTTGTGTAGAGGGGCCTGTCGGGGAACAGCATGGCGGTGGTGGGCTCGAGGTAGCCCCAGCCGAACATCCTCTTGAACTGCCCGCCGCGGATGCTGAAGCCGTCAGCCGGGGTCATGTTCAGGTAGGCGTCGGTCAGGACCACGCTGTTGTCGTTCGCGTCGAGGCCGAGCTCGGCCTTGGCGGACAGCATGTCGTTCAGGGTCGGGGTCCAGGCGATGTCGCCGTCTGTGGAGAAGCCCATGTCGGGATCGGCGTCTTCCTCGCCCCAGACGTCGAGGCGGAAGATGCCGTAGCCGTTGAACTTCCACATGTCGGCGCCGCCGGTCGTGAACTCGGCCGCGAACGCGCAGACCGTCACCAGGGTGAGCAGAACTAGAGCGGTTCTCATCGATTTCCCCTCCGTGGGAAGAATTG
Coding sequences:
- a CDS encoding efflux RND transporter permease subunit; the protein is MRITDSAVRRPVAVAVFAVVILVLGAVAVLRTPVDLLPSVEYPRLTVETTYPPSSPYEVERLVTDPIEQSIAGVRGLRSYTSRSYGDRSRVTLEFGWGTRMDYARLEVREKLDVAGWSLPDQAGRPTLVEYDPSRRPFMEILVSREGDWTETTDFVRRVITTRIEQVDGVAACEMEGGAEAAVFVRLRDGAMEEMGVSPTIVAAALAGANARTPGGLVREGQKEFFLSLEGQFESLEDVEATVVGFRGSSPIVLGDIAEVSLAEKPLTEWAGADGERCIILRIRKMSGGNTVDISGRVAEVLDEMRERYPDVRIEVLQDDAVFITESIDGVIESLIMGSILAFAVLFLFLREWRSPVIMGISIPLSVAVALFALYLSGITLNIMSLGGLALGTGLLVDNSIVVLEAIHRRRERGDGPVEAAVKGTSEVGGAIVASTLTTLVVFFPVVYLEGVTSQLFRDQALAVSFALVASLLVAVTVVPLLAARYPSVPSGDPTAKLRDWYAGLARRAFARPGRVVAASALLAVLTAVPAVLLPRQLLPSIPVEQIDLSFSAPEGTPVDDLVLFSERAMDLASRSGATAVSGRAGVRSREGVDALLTATYESPGEASRAMRDLPPAWALGQIFPLTATPHETLLGEILGGGGGFTAYVEGEDLEADLASAQALAGLVAGYPGVQSVETGYLPGRPEILLRFDAELMSLLGLDPGQVSDWVESMARGLEATTYYRQDERVDVLVLSDTGEGIPLEDALARATDAGGILVPLGRLVDVERRQLPGYVEHYQGNRAVSLSISSSSGNLAGLSGRASADAAGLGGQAPVTLRTGPEVEEMDRTSRGLLLAAILAAALVYVLMAAQFESFKGPFVIMFTVPLGLIGVVLALLLTGQGWNALSGIGVVILSGIVVNDGILLVERIGQLRREGLEPADAVVGAGRDRLRPVLMTSTTTILGLLPMAVGIGTGGTLRQPLAVAVIGGMTVATLLTLVVVPAAFKLIYGRGGRP
- a CDS encoding porin — protein: MRTALVLLTLVTVCAFAAEFTTGGADMWKFNGYGIFRLDVWGEEDADPDMGFSTDGDIAWTPTLNDMLSAKAELGLDANDNSVVLTDAYLNMTPADGFSIRGGQFKRMFGWGYLEPTTAMLFPDRPLYTSSGVGIFSDYGKRDIGLMLLGDFDMFTLDAAYTNGVVDTEETDSNKQFTVHGTVMPAEWITIGAALGMHTEDSEAEEDETVSGTGIDVYGLVGYPATETIDLHFTGEYLMLGDAVDEADGYEYNDQTVMTVAGGATFGLQGDMITAITPMIRYEQISPATALPEGADDPEDNYGAIDFCANFHMGSHNTLQLGARNYSFQAEGVDGYTDIILDWVMAF